One Amycolatopsis tolypomycina DNA segment encodes these proteins:
- a CDS encoding LysE family translocator — MWVFFGASVLVALTPGANNLLGLHHGMTHGVRHGLAGLGGRLAAFTLLIAAVAAGLGQLLAASETALTIIKWAGAAYLLYLGLRLLVSTFRGQNTPKELPKTPTTAWRVTRKEFGVAITNPKAILIFTAFVPQFIDPGHGAFSTQIALLGAVYLLAEFLAGSVYVVAGAAVKTIKLSQTARRNVDRGTGVVLVGLAGVLATSNA, encoded by the coding sequence GTGTGGGTCTTCTTCGGCGCCTCCGTCCTCGTCGCCCTTACGCCCGGCGCGAACAACCTGCTCGGCCTCCACCACGGCATGACGCACGGTGTTCGCCACGGCCTCGCCGGGCTGGGCGGCCGGCTGGCCGCCTTCACCCTGCTGATCGCCGCCGTCGCGGCCGGGCTGGGGCAGCTGCTGGCCGCCTCCGAGACCGCGCTGACGATCATCAAGTGGGCCGGTGCCGCCTACCTGCTCTACCTCGGCCTCCGCCTGCTGGTGTCCACCTTTCGGGGCCAAAACACCCCGAAAGAGCTGCCGAAAACGCCCACGACGGCCTGGCGCGTCACCCGCAAGGAGTTCGGCGTCGCCATCACCAACCCGAAGGCGATCCTGATCTTCACCGCCTTCGTCCCGCAGTTCATCGACCCAGGTCACGGCGCCTTTTCGACGCAGATCGCGCTGCTCGGCGCGGTCTACCTGCTGGCCGAGTTCCTGGCCGGCTCGGTCTACGTCGTGGCCGGCGCCGCCGTGAAGACGATCAAGCTGTCGCAAACGGCCCGGCGCAACGTCGACCGGGGGACCGGCGTGGTGCTCGTCGGCCTGGCCGGCGTGCTCGCGACGTCGAACGCCTG